From one Ooceraea biroi isolate clonal line C1 chromosome 7, Obir_v5.4, whole genome shotgun sequence genomic stretch:
- the LOC105279859 gene encoding metallo-beta-lactamase domain-containing protein 1, translated as MCEVTVLFDGYSKKFDDGTMDANCTCTLIKGLKLIIVDTMTAWDRERIIEALTQQNIEPANIDYVVCTHSHADHIGNNNLFTNAEHIVGRSVQRGTIFSENNDILLDGYELCPGVKVVASAGHTPEDVTVLVDTTKDGEKTRFAITGDLFEKEEDILSPSIWKSLGLPEMLKCQSRTRSVIINLADFIIPGHGPMFRVTDSMRKIVKSQIIE; from the exons ATGTGCGAGGTCACTGTTCTGTTTGACGGTTACTCCAAAAAGTTCGACGATGGCACGATGGACGCGAATTGCACCTGCACTCTGATAAAGGGCTTAAAATTGATCATCGTGGATACCATGACCGCATGGGATCGCGAGAGAATAATAGAAG cgCTTACACAACAAAATATCGAACCAGCAAATATCGATTACGTCGTTTGTACTCACAGTCATGCAGATCACATAGGCAAcaacaatttatttacaaatgcCGAACATATTGTAGGTCGGTCTGTCCAGCGTGGTACTATCTTCTCTGAAAACAATGACATTTTGCTCG ATGGATACGAGCTCTGTCCAGGCGTTAAAGTTGTAGCTTCAGCAGGACATACTCCGGAAGACGTCACCGTTCTTGTGGATACCACAAAAGATGGGGAAAAAACGCGTTTCGCTATCACAG GAGACTTGTttgagaaagaggaagacatCCTCTCACCGTCCATCTGGAAATCGCTGGGCCTGCCGGAAATGTTAAAGTGTCAATCTCGCACTCGTTCTGTCATAATAAATCTCGCGGACTTTATAATACCTGGGCACGGTCCAATGTTCCGTGTAACGGACAGTATGAGAAAAATCGTGAAGAGTCAAATAATTGAGTGA